A single Equus asinus isolate D_3611 breed Donkey chromosome 21, EquAss-T2T_v2, whole genome shotgun sequence DNA region contains:
- the C21H3orf62 gene encoding uncharacterized protein C3orf62 homolog isoform X2, with amino-acid sequence MNVRAAAGGRGRRGWASLGLLPGRQFSENRRPHPPTRGGQSVGSPALWPLAWIKHKEIMANTLFGVVYNLICNILVLPAAFPMYYIIRTWSLLGEMSEKLRRCRKELTAAIDRAFEGVSHSQECSGQPRLELDTAPLSFHLPVHRLLCRRQPLAACSPAAPFAPVLCAPENESPAFAPNHAPMNAKPQALCPKRKPLTSKENVLLHSSILAPERQFWRATGDGENWRKDSIREDMEKDLKVDSNMPLSTSSQEVTKDLLDMIDHTSIRTIEELAGKLEFENELNRVCGHCEDSPFKEEAWALLVDESPQKASDADPGSLKQAFDDHNIVETVLDMEEDYNLMTSFKYQIDSSWQAKQSLNCFRGNTKLQFGLAESK; translated from the exons ATGAACGTCCGGGCGGCAGCGGGCGGCAGGGGGAGGCGGGGCTGGGCGTCCCTGGGGCTACTGCCCGGTCGCCAGTTCTCGGAGAACCGCAGGCCACACCCGCCTACAAGGGGTGGGCAGAGTGTGGGTTCCCCTGCTCTCTGGCCGTTAGCGTGGATCAAGCACAAGGAAATAATGGCAAATACCTTATTCGGGGTGGTTTACAACCTCATCTGTAACATTCTCGTGTTGCCCGCTGCATTTCCAATGTATTACATAATAAGGACATGGTCGCTTTTAGGAGAAATGTCTGAAAAACTGAGAAGATGCAGAAAGGAGCTGACCGCAGCCATTGACCGGGCCTTTGAAGGAGTCAGTCATTCCCAGGAGTGCTCAGGCCAGCCGAGGCTGGAGCTGGACACAGCGCCGCTTTCCTTCCACCTCCCTGTGCACCGGCTTCTCTGCAGGAGGCAGCCGCTTGCAGCCTGCTCTCCTGCTGCTCCCTTTGCTCCTGTCCTGTGTGCTCCAGAGAATGAGAGCCCTGCCTTTGCCCCAAACCATGCCCCAATGAATGCAAAGCCACAGGCTTTATGCCCCAAAAGAAAACCTCTGACCAGCAAGGAAAACGTATTGTTGCATTCCTCCATTTTGGCACCCGAAAGACAGTTTTGGAGAGCGACAGGAGATGGGGAGAACTGGAGAAAAGACAGTATAAG GGAAGATATGGAGAAAGATTTGAAGGTTGACTCAAACATGCCACTCAGCACTTCTAGCCAAGAGGTCACAAAGGATCTGCTTGATATGATCG acCATACAAGTATCCGAACTATTGAAGAATTGGCTGGAAAACTAGAATTTGAAAATGAGTTGAACCGTGTGTGTGGTCACTGTGAGGATTCGCCCTTCAAGGAGGAAGCCTGGGCTCTGCTTGTGGACGAGAGCCCTCAGAAGGCCTCGGATGCTGACCCTGGCAGCCTCAAGCAGGCTTTTGATGATCACAATATCGTTGAGACTGTTCTGGACATGGAAGAGGACTACAACTTGATGACCTCTTTTAAATACCAAATTGA TTCATCTTGGCAAGCCAAACAATCACTGAATTGTTTCCGTGGAAACACCAAACTGCAGTTTGGATTAGCAGAATCAAAATAG
- the C21H3orf62 gene encoding uncharacterized protein C3orf62 homolog isoform X3: MNVRAAAGGRGRRGWASLGLLPGRQFSENRRPHPPTRGGQSVGSPALWPLAWIKHKEIMANTLFGVVYNLICNILVLPAAFPMYYIIRTWSLLGEMSEKLRRCRKELTAAIDRAFEGVSHSQECSGQPRLELDTAPLSFHLPVHRLLCRRQPLAACSPAAPFAPVLCAPENESPAFAPNHAPMNAKPQALCPKRKPLTSKENVLLHSSILAPERQFWRATGDGENWRKDSIREDMEKDLKVDSNMPLSTSSQEVTKDLLDMIDHTSIRTIEELAGKLEFENELNRVCGHCEDSPFKEEAWALLVDESPQKASDADPGSLKQAFDDHNIVETVLDMEEDYNLMTSFKYQIE, translated from the exons ATGAACGTCCGGGCGGCAGCGGGCGGCAGGGGGAGGCGGGGCTGGGCGTCCCTGGGGCTACTGCCCGGTCGCCAGTTCTCGGAGAACCGCAGGCCACACCCGCCTACAAGGGGTGGGCAGAGTGTGGGTTCCCCTGCTCTCTGGCCGTTAGCGTGGATCAAGCACAAGGAAATAATGGCAAATACCTTATTCGGGGTGGTTTACAACCTCATCTGTAACATTCTCGTGTTGCCCGCTGCATTTCCAATGTATTACATAATAAGGACATGGTCGCTTTTAGGAGAAATGTCTGAAAAACTGAGAAGATGCAGAAAGGAGCTGACCGCAGCCATTGACCGGGCCTTTGAAGGAGTCAGTCATTCCCAGGAGTGCTCAGGCCAGCCGAGGCTGGAGCTGGACACAGCGCCGCTTTCCTTCCACCTCCCTGTGCACCGGCTTCTCTGCAGGAGGCAGCCGCTTGCAGCCTGCTCTCCTGCTGCTCCCTTTGCTCCTGTCCTGTGTGCTCCAGAGAATGAGAGCCCTGCCTTTGCCCCAAACCATGCCCCAATGAATGCAAAGCCACAGGCTTTATGCCCCAAAAGAAAACCTCTGACCAGCAAGGAAAACGTATTGTTGCATTCCTCCATTTTGGCACCCGAAAGACAGTTTTGGAGAGCGACAGGAGATGGGGAGAACTGGAGAAAAGACAGTATAAG GGAAGATATGGAGAAAGATTTGAAGGTTGACTCAAACATGCCACTCAGCACTTCTAGCCAAGAGGTCACAAAGGATCTGCTTGATATGATCG acCATACAAGTATCCGAACTATTGAAGAATTGGCTGGAAAACTAGAATTTGAAAATGAGTTGAACCGTGTGTGTGGTCACTGTGAGGATTCGCCCTTCAAGGAGGAAGCCTGGGCTCTGCTTGTGGACGAGAGCCCTCAGAAGGCCTCGGATGCTGACCCTGGCAGCCTCAAGCAGGCTTTTGATGATCACAATATCGTTGAGACTGTTCTGGACATGGAAGAGGACTACAACTTGATGACCTCTTTTAAATACCAAATTGAGTAA
- the C21H3orf62 gene encoding uncharacterized protein C3orf62 homolog isoform X1 has product MNVRAAAGGRGRRGWASLGLLPGRQFSENRRPHPPTRGGQSVGSPALWPLAWIKHKEIMANTLFGVVYNLICNILVLPAAFPMYYIIRTWSLLGEMSEKLRRCRKELTAAIDRAFEGVSHSQECSGQPRLELDTAPLSFHLPVHRLLCRRQPLAACSPAAPFAPVLCAPENESPAFAPNHAPMNAKPQALCPKRKPLTSKENVLLHSSILAPERQFWRATGDGENWRKDSISFREDMEKDLKVDSNMPLSTSSQEVTKDLLDMIDHTSIRTIEELAGKLEFENELNRVCGHCEDSPFKEEAWALLVDESPQKASDADPGSLKQAFDDHNIVETVLDMEEDYNLMTSFKYQIDSSWQAKQSLNCFRGNTKLQFGLAESK; this is encoded by the exons ATGAACGTCCGGGCGGCAGCGGGCGGCAGGGGGAGGCGGGGCTGGGCGTCCCTGGGGCTACTGCCCGGTCGCCAGTTCTCGGAGAACCGCAGGCCACACCCGCCTACAAGGGGTGGGCAGAGTGTGGGTTCCCCTGCTCTCTGGCCGTTAGCGTGGATCAAGCACAAGGAAATAATGGCAAATACCTTATTCGGGGTGGTTTACAACCTCATCTGTAACATTCTCGTGTTGCCCGCTGCATTTCCAATGTATTACATAATAAGGACATGGTCGCTTTTAGGAGAAATGTCTGAAAAACTGAGAAGATGCAGAAAGGAGCTGACCGCAGCCATTGACCGGGCCTTTGAAGGAGTCAGTCATTCCCAGGAGTGCTCAGGCCAGCCGAGGCTGGAGCTGGACACAGCGCCGCTTTCCTTCCACCTCCCTGTGCACCGGCTTCTCTGCAGGAGGCAGCCGCTTGCAGCCTGCTCTCCTGCTGCTCCCTTTGCTCCTGTCCTGTGTGCTCCAGAGAATGAGAGCCCTGCCTTTGCCCCAAACCATGCCCCAATGAATGCAAAGCCACAGGCTTTATGCCCCAAAAGAAAACCTCTGACCAGCAAGGAAAACGTATTGTTGCATTCCTCCATTTTGGCACCCGAAAGACAGTTTTGGAGAGCGACAGGAGATGGGGAGAACTGGAGAAAAGACAGTATAAG CTTCAGGGAAGATATGGAGAAAGATTTGAAGGTTGACTCAAACATGCCACTCAGCACTTCTAGCCAAGAGGTCACAAAGGATCTGCTTGATATGATCG acCATACAAGTATCCGAACTATTGAAGAATTGGCTGGAAAACTAGAATTTGAAAATGAGTTGAACCGTGTGTGTGGTCACTGTGAGGATTCGCCCTTCAAGGAGGAAGCCTGGGCTCTGCTTGTGGACGAGAGCCCTCAGAAGGCCTCGGATGCTGACCCTGGCAGCCTCAAGCAGGCTTTTGATGATCACAATATCGTTGAGACTGTTCTGGACATGGAAGAGGACTACAACTTGATGACCTCTTTTAAATACCAAATTGA TTCATCTTGGCAAGCCAAACAATCACTGAATTGTTTCCGTGGAAACACCAAACTGCAGTTTGGATTAGCAGAATCAAAATAG